From one Brachypodium distachyon strain Bd21 chromosome 4, Brachypodium_distachyon_v3.0, whole genome shotgun sequence genomic stretch:
- the LOC100821554 gene encoding skin secretory protein xP2: MATAEVQTPTAALTEEAPAVETPPAAVAAEEVSKEEVPAPAEAEVEAPAAEEPAKEAEPAAAVAEEAKEPEEPAAAAAAEPEAEAPKEAEAPAVAEPEPEVEAVPEPAVVEEAKEEAAAPAAEPEAAPAVVEAPAATEEAPAAVEASE; this comes from the exons ATGGCCACAGCAGAG GTCCAGACCCCGACAGCCGCGCTgacggaggaggcgccggcggtggagacgccgccggcggccgtggccgCCGAGGAGGTCTCCAAGGAGGAGGTTcccgcgccggcggaggccgaAGTCGAGGCCCCAGCCGCCGAGGAGCCGGCCAAGGAGGCGGAGCCGGCAGCGGCTGTCGCGGAGGAAGCCAAGGAGCCCGAAGAaccagcagccgcagccgcggcCGAGCCGGAGGCCGAGGCTCCCAAAGAAGCGGAGGCGCCCGCCGTTGCCGAGCCGGAGCCAGAGGTTGAGGCGGTGCCGGAGCCGGCTGTGGTCGAGGAGGCCAAGGAAGAGGCGGCGGCTCCCGCCGCCGAGCCAGAGGCGGCCCCGGCCGTCGTGGAagcaccggcggcgaccgaggaggcgccggccgccgtggaGGCCAGCGAGTGA